From Triticum urartu cultivar G1812 chromosome 2, Tu2.1, whole genome shotgun sequence, a single genomic window includes:
- the LOC125539789 gene encoding non-specific lipid-transfer protein 3-like isoform X1 → MARVALVAVFAVLAALAVAEMASGAVTCGDVTSAVAPCMSYARGQASAPSGACCSGVRTLNAKASTPADRKAACNCLKNLAGSGISMGNAANIPGKCGVSVSFPINTKTNCNNLH, encoded by the exons ATGGCTCGCGTGGCACTGGTCGCCGTGTTCGCCGTGCTCGCGGCACTGGCGGTGGCGGAGATGGCGTCCGGGGCGGTGACCTGCGGCGACGTGACGTCCGCCGTCGCGCCGTGCATGTCCTACGCGAGGGGGCAAGCGTCGGCACCCTCGGGGGCGTGCTGCAGCGGGGTGAGGACCCTGAACGCCAAGGCGTCCACCCCGGCCGACCGGAAGGCGGCGTGCAACTGCCTCAAGAACCTGGCGGGGTCGGGCATCAGCATGGGTAACGCCGCCAACATCCCCGGCAAATGCGGCGTCTCCGTCTCTTTCCCCATCAACACCAAAACCAACTGCAACAA CCTTCACTAA
- the LOC125539789 gene encoding non-specific lipid-transfer protein 3-like isoform X2 — MARVALVAVFAVLAALAVAEMASGAVTCGDVTSAVAPCMSYARGQASAPSGACCSGVRTLNAKASTPADRKAACNCLKNLAGSGISMGNAANIPGKCGVSVSFPINTKTNCNNLH; from the coding sequence ATGGCTCGCGTGGCACTGGTCGCCGTGTTCGCCGTGCTCGCGGCACTGGCGGTGGCGGAGATGGCGTCCGGGGCGGTGACCTGCGGCGACGTGACGTCCGCCGTCGCGCCGTGCATGTCCTACGCGAGGGGGCAAGCGTCGGCACCCTCGGGGGCGTGCTGCAGCGGGGTGAGGACCCTGAACGCCAAGGCGTCCACCCCGGCCGACCGGAAGGCGGCGTGCAACTGCCTCAAGAACCTGGCGGGGTCGGGCATCAGCATGGGTAACGCCGCCAACATCCCCGGCAAATGCGGCGTCTCCGTCTCTTTCCCCATCAACACCAAAACCAACTGCAACAA